Proteins from a single region of Methanoculleus taiwanensis:
- a CDS encoding amino acid ABC transporter permease: MDQITFLTEILLPALMSGLIVTLQLIAFSAPFGLLLGIGVAVGRQYGGSILSPVCKVFVYLIKGTPLLLLLIILYFGLPSIGITFSAFTASVIGFILCNGAYNSEYIRGAILSIKDGQMVAAQALGMTRMQAIRNIVLPQALIRAIPGLSNEFIYLIKYSSLAYMLTVIELSGAGKLVATKYFAYTESFMIVGIVYLGLVTITTVAVNLLEKQLAVPGMTRRESSALQL; encoded by the coding sequence ATGGATCAGATAACCTTCCTCACCGAGATCCTCCTCCCGGCACTGATGAGCGGGCTCATCGTCACGTTGCAGCTCATCGCGTTCTCCGCACCGTTCGGCCTCCTGCTCGGGATCGGGGTTGCGGTGGGAAGGCAGTACGGAGGGAGCATCCTCTCCCCGGTCTGCAAGGTCTTCGTCTACCTGATCAAGGGAACCCCCCTGCTGCTGCTGCTCATCATCCTCTACTTCGGTCTCCCGTCGATCGGGATCACGTTCTCTGCGTTCACCGCATCGGTGATCGGATTCATCCTCTGCAACGGCGCGTACAACTCGGAGTACATCCGGGGTGCGATCCTCTCGATCAAAGACGGGCAGATGGTCGCGGCACAGGCGCTCGGAATGACGCGGATGCAGGCGATCCGGAATATCGTCCTCCCGCAGGCGCTCATAAGAGCCATTCCGGGCTTATCGAACGAGTTCATCTACCTGATCAAGTACTCGTCCCTCGCGTACATGCTGACGGTGATCGAGCTCTCCGGTGCGGGAAAACTCGTCGCAACCAAGTATTTTGCGTATACCGAGAGTTTCATGATCGTCGGTATCGTCTATCTCGGCCTTGTGACGATCACGACGGTCGCCGTGAACCTGCTTGAAAAACAGCTCGCCGTTCCCGGCATGACCCGGCGGGAGAGCTCCGCCCTGCAGCTCTAG
- a CDS encoding amino acid ABC transporter ATP-binding protein, whose translation MNTNNYILNVEDIHKSFGNNEVLRGVSFNVRKGDTKVFIGPSGTGKSTLLRCINQLTLPDKGRVWLHGEEVTNSGARINHFRQKIGMVFQNFFLFDHLTAVRNVEVALLKVKGMGKEEAREKALYELRQVGMEDWADHYPAELSGGQAQRVSIARALAMDPDVILFDEPTSALDPELTREVLEVMKKLAQQGMTMLVVTHEMGFACSVATEILFMENGLIAEQGSPEMLLSDPQYTRTRNFLGQLAD comes from the coding sequence ATGAACACGAACAACTACATTCTGAACGTGGAGGACATTCACAAGTCTTTCGGGAACAACGAGGTTCTCCGCGGCGTTTCGTTCAATGTCAGGAAAGGGGACACCAAAGTCTTCATCGGCCCTTCCGGAACCGGGAAGAGCACTCTGCTGCGGTGCATCAACCAGCTGACCCTTCCCGACAAAGGAAGGGTCTGGCTGCACGGCGAGGAGGTCACGAACTCCGGGGCGCGGATCAACCACTTCCGCCAGAAGATCGGGATGGTCTTCCAGAACTTCTTCCTCTTCGACCACCTCACCGCGGTCCGGAACGTCGAGGTTGCACTCCTGAAGGTGAAGGGGATGGGCAAGGAAGAGGCACGCGAAAAGGCGCTCTACGAACTCCGCCAGGTCGGGATGGAGGACTGGGCCGACCACTATCCCGCCGAACTTTCCGGAGGCCAGGCGCAGCGTGTCTCGATCGCCCGTGCGCTCGCCATGGACCCGGACGTCATCCTCTTCGACGAACCCACCTCGGCGCTCGACCCGGAGCTGACGCGGGAGGTGCTCGAAGTGATGAAGAAACTCGCGCAGCAGGGAATGACGATGCTTGTGGTCACGCACGAGATGGGCTTTGCCTGTTCGGTGGCGACAGAGATCCTCTTCATGGAGAACGGTCTCATCGCAGAACAGGGATCGCCGGAGATGCTGCTCTCCGACCCGCAGTATACCCGGACCAGGAACTTCCTCGGCCAGCTCGCCGACTGA
- a CDS encoding amino acid ABC transporter permease, which produces MDILPILIDWAPYLLGGVLVTLGLVLSALGLGVAMGLPMALGQVYGSRPLRWVIGIYVWFFRGLPILVLLFLFYFGIFPALGLDDLPAFVVGAVVLGLRGAAYQSQIFRGAIQSISEGQMIAARSLGMSRLTAIRSIILPQSVRIALPGWSNEYPNILTDSAICYAIGVAELLTRASQIVSQTHVTMPIYIATAGVFILLNYGGMRILHRLEKRIAIPGFGSGAV; this is translated from the coding sequence ATGGATATTTTGCCAATACTCATCGACTGGGCTCCGTATCTCCTCGGTGGCGTCCTGGTGACGCTGGGACTTGTCCTGAGTGCACTCGGGCTTGGGGTCGCCATGGGACTTCCGATGGCGCTCGGGCAGGTCTACGGCTCGCGCCCGCTGCGATGGGTCATCGGCATCTACGTCTGGTTCTTCAGAGGGCTCCCTATCCTCGTCCTCCTCTTCCTCTTCTACTTCGGCATCTTCCCGGCTCTCGGACTCGATGACCTCCCGGCGTTCGTCGTCGGCGCGGTGGTGCTCGGCCTTCGTGGAGCCGCCTACCAGTCGCAGATCTTCCGGGGAGCCATCCAGTCGATCAGCGAAGGGCAGATGATCGCGGCACGCTCGCTCGGGATGAGCAGGCTGACCGCTATCCGCTCGATCATCCTGCCGCAGTCGGTGCGAATCGCCCTTCCCGGGTGGTCGAACGAGTACCCGAACATCCTGACCGACTCCGCGATCTGCTATGCCATCGGGGTTGCGGAGCTCCTCACCCGGGCATCGCAGATCGTCTCGCAGACCCATGTAACGATGCCGATCTACATAGCAACCGCCGGGGTCTTCATACTCCTCAACTACGGCGGCATGAGAATTCTGCACCGGCTGGAGAAGAGAATAGCAATACCGGGCTTCGGGTCCGGAGCGGTGTAA
- a CDS encoding basic amino acid ABC transporter substrate-binding protein — protein MERKVLGALCACILMLVVGIAGCTGTETPTTTDTGAKQTYIIGIDAEYPPYSYLDKDGNAIGFDVDSAKWIAEQQGFEVKFQPTAWDGIIPALQAGKIDMVYSGMTITDERKEKVNFSIPYWQVNQTVAIHNDTAVTMDNFYAGTLIVGAQRGTTGQIWVEENLIDSGKMPSENLKLYDSFPLVAADLQNKRIDAAIYDKPPMLDAIADKPAHIIGEIDTGEVYGIAIRKTDTELLETMNEGLTKLMADPYWEELKTTWDM, from the coding sequence ATGGAAAGGAAGGTTTTAGGTGCACTCTGTGCGTGCATCCTCATGCTGGTCGTCGGGATTGCCGGCTGTACCGGAACAGAAACCCCGACAACGACCGACACGGGAGCCAAACAGACGTACATCATCGGTATCGATGCCGAGTATCCACCCTACTCGTACCTCGACAAGGACGGCAACGCGATCGGCTTTGATGTCGACTCCGCAAAGTGGATCGCCGAGCAGCAGGGCTTCGAGGTGAAATTCCAGCCGACGGCATGGGACGGCATCATCCCCGCACTCCAGGCAGGGAAGATCGATATGGTCTACTCCGGGATGACCATCACCGACGAGCGGAAAGAGAAGGTCAACTTCAGCATCCCCTACTGGCAGGTGAACCAGACCGTGGCGATCCATAACGACACAGCGGTCACCATGGACAACTTCTACGCCGGCACCCTGATCGTCGGCGCTCAGCGCGGAACAACCGGCCAGATCTGGGTCGAGGAGAACCTGATCGACTCCGGCAAGATGCCGTCGGAGAACTTAAAGCTCTACGACAGCTTCCCGCTCGTTGCCGCCGACCTGCAGAACAAGCGGATTGACGCCGCCATCTATGACAAGCCCCCGATGCTCGACGCCATCGCAGACAAGCCGGCGCATATCATCGGCGAGATCGACACCGGCGAGGTCTACGGCATCGCCATCCGCAAGACCGACACGGAACTCCTCGAAACGATGAACGAGGGGCTCACAAAACTGATGGCCGATCCCTACTGGGAGGAGCTCAAGACCACCTGGGATATGTAG
- a CDS encoding aldolase encodes MPAESEIIIPLDVPKEAAETYRENYRRMTHGTGNLMLFAGDQKIEHLNADFYGEGISPDDAGPEHLFRIAKHARIGVFATQLGLIARYGSDYADLPYLVKLNSKTDLVKTAQRDPLSSELHHVQQAIDLRDRAGLDIMGVGYTVYLGSDYEAVMLYQAAQIVHRAHQHGLLTVLWMYPRGKAVPNEKDPHLIAGAAGVAAALGTDFAKVNAPQRDGVADSRLLKEATLASGRTKVVCAGGSRTDAKSFLQQLHDQIHLGGAAGNATGRNIHQLGLDEAVRMCNAISAITLDDASVDTALAIYQGR; translated from the coding sequence ATGCCAGCAGAATCCGAGATCATCATTCCCCTCGATGTGCCGAAGGAGGCAGCCGAGACCTACCGGGAGAATTACCGGAGAATGACCCACGGGACCGGGAACCTGATGCTCTTTGCCGGAGACCAGAAGATCGAGCATCTCAACGCCGATTTCTACGGGGAAGGAATATCCCCCGACGACGCCGGGCCGGAGCATCTCTTCCGCATCGCCAAACATGCACGGATCGGTGTATTTGCGACCCAGCTTGGATTGATCGCCCGTTATGGCAGCGACTATGCGGATCTGCCCTACCTCGTCAAGCTCAACTCCAAGACCGACCTCGTCAAGACCGCTCAGCGCGATCCGCTGAGCTCGGAACTACACCACGTCCAGCAGGCCATCGATCTTCGCGACCGGGCGGGTCTCGATATCATGGGTGTCGGATACACTGTCTACCTCGGCAGCGATTACGAGGCCGTGATGCTCTACCAGGCGGCGCAGATCGTTCACCGGGCTCATCAGCACGGCCTCCTTACCGTGCTCTGGATGTACCCCCGCGGAAAAGCGGTTCCGAATGAGAAGGATCCGCACCTGATCGCCGGAGCGGCGGGAGTGGCGGCGGCGCTCGGCACCGACTTCGCGAAGGTGAACGCCCCGCAGCGGGACGGCGTTGCCGACTCGAGGCTCCTCAAAGAGGCGACGCTTGCTTCCGGGCGGACGAAAGTCGTCTGTGCAGGAGGTTCCCGCACGGACGCGAAATCGTTCCTGCAGCAGCTCCACGACCAGATCCACCTCGGCGGTGCGGCGGGGAACGCGACCGGACGGAACATCCACCAGCTCGGTCTCGACGAAGCGGTCCGAATGTGCAACGCGATCTCCGCCATCACGCTCGACGATGCAAGCGTCGATACGGCGCTCGCGATCTACCAGGGGCGGTAG
- a CDS encoding 6-phosphofructokinase encodes MATIGVLTGGGDCPGLNAVIRAVVRTGIKYGYDTLGIRDGWAGLVEGNVEPLTDYSVTGILPKGGTILGTSRTNPFKKDADLQRLKDNIRKFGIDAIVAIGGEDTLGVASKLSGMGIPVVGVPKTIDNDVSGTDYTFGFDTAVAIVTEAIDRLHTTAESHHRIMVVEVMGRHAGWIATMSGIAGGADEILIPEVPFDLDEVCKHLRARYESGKLFSIVVVAEGAKPSGGEGVITQSEKTDAFGHARLGGVGNYLREELEERLGMETRVTVLGHVQRGGSPTAHDRVLATRFGVKAVELIREKNYGKMAALCGDAIVAVPIEEAVATLKTVDMDLYDLSKIFFGG; translated from the coding sequence ATGGCGACGATAGGCGTACTGACCGGTGGGGGCGACTGTCCGGGGCTGAACGCCGTCATCAGGGCGGTCGTCAGGACGGGCATCAAATACGGCTACGATACGCTCGGGATCCGTGACGGCTGGGCGGGGCTCGTCGAGGGCAACGTCGAACCGCTCACCGACTACTCGGTGACCGGCATCCTCCCGAAAGGCGGTACGATCCTCGGCACGTCGCGGACGAATCCCTTCAAGAAAGATGCGGATCTCCAGCGCCTCAAGGACAATATCAGAAAGTTTGGTATCGACGCGATCGTTGCGATCGGGGGCGAAGATACCCTCGGGGTGGCATCGAAACTCTCCGGTATGGGCATACCGGTCGTCGGTGTCCCGAAGACGATCGACAACGACGTCTCCGGGACGGACTATACCTTCGGCTTCGATACGGCCGTCGCCATCGTGACCGAAGCCATCGACCGCCTGCACACGACTGCCGAGTCGCACCACCGGATCATGGTGGTTGAGGTGATGGGGCGGCACGCCGGGTGGATTGCGACGATGTCGGGGATCGCCGGGGGTGCAGACGAGATCCTCATCCCCGAGGTGCCGTTCGACCTTGATGAGGTCTGCAAACACCTCCGGGCACGCTACGAGAGCGGGAAACTCTTCAGCATCGTCGTCGTGGCCGAAGGGGCAAAACCGAGCGGTGGTGAAGGGGTCATCACCCAGTCCGAGAAGACGGATGCGTTCGGGCACGCCCGGCTCGGCGGAGTCGGGAATTACCTTCGCGAGGAGCTTGAAGAGCGGCTCGGCATGGAGACCCGGGTGACCGTTCTCGGCCACGTCCAGCGGGGAGGGTCTCCGACGGCGCACGACCGCGTTCTCGCCACCCGGTTCGGCGTCAAAGCGGTCGAGCTGATCCGGGAGAAGAACTACGGGAAGATGGCCGCCCTGTGTGGGGACGCCATCGTGGCGGTACCGATAGAGGAGGCGGTCGCCACGCTAAAGACCGTCGATATGGATCTCTACGACCTCTCTAAGATCTTCTTTGGGGGATGA
- a CDS encoding DUF2284 domain-containing protein, whose translation MTFDTNETNEFEFIRQTAFTLGAKDARIIPACDVIVENRVPLKCRSGCVTYGKKLTCPPYVPTPDEFRKILGEYRYVLLVKFRSDAEVDPDVVRSIYKYWLDPDSPQEKKEKAEQFWKDYFSGSREILPVMLELEKAAFNAGYTLALALVNGSCRLCETCNVKGGLCVHPTMARMPEHAVGINMKKTAELAGMPITFPCTEHPEPMALLLID comes from the coding sequence ATGACCTTCGACACGAATGAAACCAATGAATTCGAGTTCATCCGGCAGACCGCCTTCACGCTGGGTGCAAAGGATGCCCGGATTATTCCGGCGTGCGATGTGATTGTGGAGAACCGCGTCCCTCTCAAGTGCAGATCAGGGTGCGTCACCTATGGCAAAAAGCTGACATGCCCGCCGTATGTCCCGACGCCGGATGAATTCCGGAAGATCCTGGGGGAGTACCGGTACGTCCTGCTGGTAAAGTTCCGGTCGGATGCGGAGGTTGATCCCGACGTCGTACGTTCGATCTACAAGTACTGGCTGGATCCGGATTCTCCTCAGGAAAAGAAGGAGAAGGCGGAGCAGTTCTGGAAGGATTACTTCTCCGGAAGCCGTGAGATCCTGCCGGTCATGCTGGAACTCGAGAAGGCCGCGTTCAATGCCGGATACACGCTGGCGCTTGCTCTCGTCAATGGTTCATGCCGGCTCTGCGAGACCTGCAATGTAAAAGGAGGCCTCTGCGTCCATCCGACAATGGCCCGGATGCCCGAGCATGCCGTCGGGATCAATATGAAGAAGACCGCGGAGCTCGCCGGGATGCCGATCACATTCCCCTGCACGGAACATCCGGAGCCGATGGCGCTCCTCCTGATCGACTGA
- a CDS encoding ABC transporter ATP-binding protein: protein MDLAFFLRYARPIWKVGLLALLATVVVAGLKTLIPLSSKFFIDTILPGGAGTGGGGMLSSLLPEGLSAPVSLALGSLTGLAVALLLVGIVTGGVDVVRNYLIAQFRERFSFNLQTDLFDHVLRFPLSYFKTQQTGYVMSRISDDVQILQYIFSQFLPNMISNTLYVVFSFIILFSLSSRLTVVVIAFVPLFLLVNALFISRIRAVTYRERERQAYVLRDLAEVLAGIDTVKTYAAEDREVGRISRTLQSVINTRIRNTMLGAFSEYVRLTVQFLMLIAVFWFGGTEVLAGRMTPGDFVAFIVYIATFAATVNTFFSFPVVLQPALTSAGRLREIFGLAPEYERDELLTPGSVEGRIAFSNVTFAYTEGAPVLKNVSFTVQPGDVVAVVGRTGAGKTTLANLLLKAAAPQSGTITLDSCDLDLIDPRWLRRRIAIVSQDLFLFHTTIEDNIRYSRPEATRDEVIEAAKKARIHDDITRFPGGYETVVGERGTRLSVGQRQRIAIARAFLKDAPILILDEPTSALDRETERELQETLRTLVRRRTTIIISHRLSLLSIADRVLSVEDGLVREVKPGSLRAGDAIGGGAPERGAPAAAYNL, encoded by the coding sequence GTGGATCTCGCATTCTTCCTCCGCTATGCCCGGCCGATCTGGAAGGTTGGCCTTCTCGCCCTCCTTGCCACGGTCGTCGTCGCGGGCTTAAAGACGCTCATTCCGCTCTCAAGCAAGTTCTTCATCGATACCATTCTCCCCGGCGGTGCCGGAACCGGAGGTGGGGGTATGCTCTCGTCGCTGCTCCCGGAGGGTCTCTCCGCACCCGTATCGCTTGCCCTCGGGTCGCTTACCGGGCTCGCGGTAGCCCTGCTCCTGGTCGGCATCGTTACGGGCGGCGTGGACGTCGTCCGGAACTACCTCATCGCCCAGTTCCGGGAGCGGTTCTCGTTCAACCTCCAGACCGATCTCTTCGACCACGTCCTCCGGTTCCCGCTCTCCTACTTCAAAACGCAGCAGACCGGGTATGTGATGTCGCGGATCTCCGACGATGTGCAGATCCTGCAGTACATCTTCTCCCAGTTTCTGCCGAATATGATCTCGAACACGCTCTACGTAGTCTTCTCCTTCATCATTCTCTTCAGCCTGAGCTCCCGGCTGACGGTGGTCGTGATCGCTTTCGTCCCGCTCTTTCTGCTGGTGAACGCGCTCTTCATCAGCCGCATCAGGGCGGTGACCTACCGCGAGCGGGAACGGCAGGCATACGTCCTGCGCGATCTCGCCGAGGTGCTCGCCGGCATCGATACCGTCAAGACCTATGCGGCGGAAGACCGCGAGGTCGGCAGGATCTCCCGCACCTTGCAGAGCGTCATCAATACCCGGATCCGGAATACCATGCTCGGGGCCTTCTCCGAGTACGTCCGGCTTACGGTTCAGTTTCTCATGCTCATCGCAGTCTTCTGGTTCGGCGGAACCGAAGTGCTCGCGGGACGGATGACGCCCGGGGATTTCGTAGCGTTCATCGTCTACATCGCAACCTTTGCGGCAACGGTGAACACGTTCTTCTCGTTCCCGGTCGTGCTCCAGCCAGCCCTCACGTCCGCAGGAAGGCTCCGGGAGATCTTCGGCCTCGCTCCCGAGTACGAGCGGGACGAACTCCTTACTCCCGGGAGTGTCGAGGGGCGGATCGCCTTCTCGAATGTGACCTTTGCGTATACCGAAGGCGCACCGGTGCTCAAAAACGTCAGTTTCACCGTTCAACCGGGCGATGTGGTCGCCGTCGTCGGCAGAACCGGCGCCGGGAAGACCACGCTTGCCAACCTGCTCCTGAAGGCCGCCGCGCCGCAGTCGGGAACCATCACCCTTGACTCCTGCGATCTCGACCTCATCGATCCACGGTGGCTGCGCCGCCGGATCGCGATCGTCTCGCAGGATCTCTTCCTCTTCCACACGACGATCGAGGATAATATCCGCTACAGCAGACCGGAGGCCACGAGGGACGAGGTTATCGAGGCGGCGAAGAAAGCCCGTATCCATGATGATATCACGCGTTTTCCGGGCGGCTACGAGACCGTCGTCGGAGAGCGGGGCACCCGGCTCTCGGTCGGCCAGCGGCAGCGGATCGCCATCGCCCGGGCGTTCCTCAAGGATGCACCGATCCTCATCCTCGACGAGCCCACCTCTGCCCTTGACCGGGAGACCGAGCGCGAACTGCAGGAGACGCTGCGGACGCTCGTGCGCCGCCGCACGACGATCATCATATCGCACCGCCTCTCGCTGCTCTCGATCGCAGACCGGGTGCTCTCGGTTGAGGACGGGCTCGTGCGTGAGGTAAAGCCCGGCAGCCTTCGTGCCGGTGATGCGATCGGCGGCGGCGCTCCGGAACGCGGAGCACCGGCAGCCGCGTATAACCTCTGA
- a CDS encoding DUF5714 domain-containing protein: MEHTTGCLVCGRDLVYLDGPRRVTCTYCGETEDAEVICPEGHFICDRCHSLSALDLIERYCERTTDTDPLAIACTLMQSPAVRMHGPEHHFLVPAVLLAAYYNHTGEPEMKAKMLPIAKNRAEAVKGGFCGTHGTCGGAVGTGIFISLITGATPVKQKEWSLANQMTARSLMLIARHGGPRCCKRNSWLAITAAVTFLSERFGIDLPVRTTVRCSFSAINRECLGEACPFNPAAARAAKEG; this comes from the coding sequence ATGGAACATACCACGGGCTGCCTGGTCTGCGGCCGGGATCTCGTGTACCTCGACGGACCGCGCCGGGTAACGTGCACCTACTGCGGTGAGACGGAGGATGCCGAGGTCATCTGTCCGGAGGGGCACTTCATCTGCGATCGCTGCCACAGTCTCTCCGCGCTCGACCTGATCGAACGGTACTGCGAGAGGACGACCGATACTGATCCGCTCGCGATCGCCTGCACGCTGATGCAAAGTCCGGCGGTCAGGATGCACGGGCCCGAACACCACTTTCTGGTTCCTGCCGTCCTCCTTGCGGCATACTACAACCATACCGGCGAGCCGGAGATGAAGGCGAAGATGCTTCCGATCGCGAAAAATCGGGCGGAAGCGGTGAAAGGCGGCTTCTGCGGGACGCATGGGACATGCGGGGGCGCCGTTGGAACCGGTATCTTCATAAGCCTGATCACCGGCGCAACGCCGGTGAAGCAGAAGGAATGGTCGCTTGCGAACCAGATGACCGCACGGAGCCTGATGCTGATTGCCCGGCACGGGGGGCCACGGTGCTGCAAGCGGAACTCCTGGCTTGCGATAACGGCGGCAGTCACGTTCCTTTCGGAGCGGTTCGGTATCGATCTTCCGGTCCGGACGACAGTCCGGTGTTCATTCTCCGCGATCAACCGCGAGTGTCTCGGCGAGGCCTGCCCGTTTAATCCGGCCGCGGCACGGGCAGCTAAAGAGGGGTGA
- a CDS encoding metal-dependent hydrolase, translated as MFLACHLFVGVLIGLLLADRFRDRRLLPIAAAGALLPDLIDKPLGHLLLADSIDDGRIYMHGLFIVLFLLLAGILLWRKRHSFVLLALALGILSHQILDAMWEVPVSWFYPLFGPYQAGDFPDFFAFALWSELASLSEWVFAAVSAVLLVLAYRDVVERRLGSRPVVAARSAVPLLAPLLAGLGSAAMLLLMTGSTSEVFMVGETPETNLLLMAVGFGGAVLLRRRPATVCE; from the coding sequence ATGTTTCTTGCGTGCCACCTCTTTGTCGGCGTGCTGATCGGCCTTCTGCTTGCCGATCGTTTTCGGGATCGGAGGCTTCTTCCCATCGCCGCCGCTGGCGCGCTCCTCCCCGATCTCATCGACAAACCGCTTGGCCACCTGCTGCTCGCCGACTCGATCGACGACGGACGGATCTACATGCACGGGCTCTTCATCGTTCTCTTTCTCCTCCTTGCAGGGATTCTGCTCTGGCGAAAGAGGCATTCTTTTGTTCTCCTCGCCCTCGCGCTCGGCATCCTCTCGCACCAGATCCTCGACGCGATGTGGGAGGTTCCCGTCAGCTGGTTCTATCCGCTCTTTGGGCCCTACCAGGCGGGCGACTTCCCCGACTTCTTTGCATTCGCCCTCTGGAGCGAGCTTGCCTCTCTCTCCGAGTGGGTCTTTGCCGCAGTCTCCGCCGTCCTTCTGGTGCTCGCCTACCGGGATGTGGTGGAGCGCCGCCTCGGGTCACGACCGGTTGTCGCCGCCCGGAGTGCAGTTCCCCTGCTCGCTCCGCTTCTTGCGGGGCTCGGATCCGCCGCAATGCTCCTCCTCATGACCGGAAGCACGAGTGAGGTGTTCATGGTCGGCGAGACTCCGGAGACGAACCTCCTCCTTATGGCCGTCGGTTTCGGCGGGGCGGTGCTGCTCCGGCGGCGCCCTGCTACGGTATGCGAGTGA
- a CDS encoding archaellin/type IV pilin N-terminal domain-containing protein, with protein sequence MCDRDDGFTGLEAAIILIAFVVVASVFSYMVLGTGFIAIQNTQQVVHDEVQQASSSLKATGSIYGFSQDGVHVQRICIPVGLAAGGGAVDISTAAVRFLSRNHKRDLTQEVPLMHTIPPIGSSKWSVGETFNDDGDSMLEPGEEFQIYVAPLFVSDLVANGEFTVEIKPAGAGALRVERHLPAAIDPVTRIP encoded by the coding sequence ATGTGCGATAGGGATGATGGCTTCACCGGGCTTGAGGCCGCCATCATCCTCATCGCGTTTGTCGTCGTCGCATCCGTCTTCTCCTATATGGTGCTCGGCACCGGGTTTATCGCCATCCAGAATACCCAGCAGGTCGTGCACGACGAGGTGCAGCAGGCGAGCTCGAGCCTGAAGGCCACGGGATCGATCTACGGATTCAGCCAGGATGGCGTCCATGTGCAGAGGATCTGCATCCCGGTCGGCCTCGCCGCGGGAGGGGGAGCCGTCGATATCAGCACGGCAGCCGTCCGGTTCCTCAGCCGGAACCATAAACGTGACCTGACGCAGGAAGTCCCGTTGATGCATACGATCCCGCCCATCGGTTCCAGCAAGTGGAGCGTCGGAGAGACCTTCAACGACGATGGTGACAGCATGCTCGAACCGGGCGAGGAGTTCCAGATCTACGTCGCGCCGTTATTCGTCAGCGACCTCGTCGCCAACGGTGAGTTTACCGTCGAGATAAAGCCTGCCGGCGCCGGCGCTCTCCGGGTGGAGAGGCACCTCCCCGCCGCCATCGATCCCGTCACTCGCATACCGTAG
- a CDS encoding archaellin/type IV pilin N-terminal domain-containing protein: protein MQTPAPGTRQKRHRFPAGAANGDEAFTGLEAAIILIAFIVVASVFSFVVLGSGFFATQKSQEVIHAGIEQSGNALALGGTVVCQGDPSGGKVGKVEINLETASKGTGVDMTRVSYRIALHDVLLTIPPGDPKIEEIVWRYRKDSNTILEAGELVAVKLDLSTANIAEGDTFTVEIIPDTGVALALTRTAPPDITANDYYELI from the coding sequence ATGCAGACCCCGGCTCCAGGAACCAGGCAGAAACGGCACCGGTTCCCGGCAGGGGCGGCGAACGGCGACGAGGCCTTTACGGGTCTTGAGGCGGCGATCATCCTCATCGCTTTTATCGTCGTCGCCTCGGTCTTCTCCTTCGTCGTCCTCGGCAGCGGTTTTTTTGCAACCCAGAAGAGCCAGGAGGTCATCCACGCCGGTATCGAGCAGTCGGGAAACGCGCTCGCCCTCGGCGGGACGGTGGTCTGCCAGGGCGATCCGTCCGGAGGGAAGGTAGGCAAGGTCGAGATCAACCTCGAGACCGCCAGCAAAGGGACCGGCGTCGATATGACCCGGGTGTCCTACCGGATAGCGCTCCATGATGTTCTCCTGACAATCCCTCCCGGGGATCCGAAGATAGAAGAGATAGTCTGGCGATACCGCAAAGACTCCAATACTATCCTCGAGGCGGGAGAACTTGTTGCGGTCAAACTCGATCTCAGTACCGCAAATATCGCCGAAGGGGATACCTTCACTGTCGAGATCATCCCCGATACGGGAGTCGCCCTTGCGCTGACACGGACAGCCCCACCCGATATAACGGCAAACGACTACTATGAACTGATCTGA